The genome window TATCAGCAAATAGTTAAATCTAAAACCGCCGAACTATTTGGAGCTTCTTGTGAAGTTGGAGCTATTATAGCAGAGCAGGCGGATCATATTTCTAAAGATATGCAAGACTTTGGGAAATTACTCGGAACGATATTTCAGGTTATAGATGATGTACTTGATTATTTGGGTAATGATAAACAGGTCGGTAAAAATATCGGTGATGATTTCTTAGAAGGAAAAGTTACATTACCGCTGATTTTTTTATATAATAAGCTAGAGCAAGATAAGCAGCTTTGGCTTGAAAATATAATTAAATGCGATAAGCGTACTAATGATGAGTTTATACAAATACGTGACTTAATGATAAAGCATGAAATCTACAATGAAACAGTTAATTATTTGAGTAACTTAGAAAATGAAGCAAATAAATTATTAAATAAAATTCCGGTTCAGAATATTTATAAAGATTATTTGTTTTCGATTATTAGATTTATTTTGGATCGCTCTTATTAATCGTTGTTGCGTATAGGTTGTCTACATAGATATTCAAGACGTCATTGCGAGGAAAAACTGTAAGTTTTGACGAAGCAATCTCAGGAGCATTATTTCATGAGATTGCCACGTCGCTTCGCTCCTCGCAATGACGATTTGGTATCCGCACACAATAACGAATAACAACATTTGCATTCGTAGCTCAGCTGGATAGAGCATTGCCCTCCGAAGGCAAAGGTCGTTGGTTCAAATCCAATCGAATGCACCATCACTATAATAAAGCAATGAATCTAGATAACAATAAATTTGAAAATGTTTTAATTAGTGAACATATAAAAGAACATTTACCAATAAAAGAACATTTACCAATATATTCATTTTCCATAATATAGATTATGGAACTTTTATAATTGCACTAATATATATATTAATGCCCTTTCATGCGATGCTCAAATTTAGTCCTGTCGAAACTTCTTTCAGCTTTACCCTCTTTATATTTACTTTTTTGATTTAACTTCAGTAATCATAAAGCTTTCAATTTTTTGTCTTTTGCAATAAATTCTTCAATACCAAAAATTGGTGTGTGCTTTGGTGGCCAAATAATTGCAAGATCGTTAGTTGAGCCGTAAGCACCTCCTGTACCGGTTTTATTGCCAACTATCCAACCATTTGGAATACTTGAACGAAAATCTCTTTGAGGTCTATCTAAAGTTTTATCTGCTGGCCAATCATTATCCTGTCTAAACGAGGTATCGCCTATAGAGCGGGCAAAATCATTCATGCCCTGAATGCCACCAATTGTTTTTAATAAAAGATTCATAGCTGTATTATCAGAAAAACTTATTGCAGCAGAACACAGTTCTTTAACTGTCATTCCCTCAGAAACATGTTTTTCCGTGATAGGACTCCATCCACCTAATTCAAAATCTTTTTTTGAATAGGTAATTCTCTGTAAAAGCAACGAAGGATCTGACATGCTCTTTTTTAAAACTGCAGCAACACCTATTGTTTTAGATGTACATTGAGTGGGGAAAATTTCATCAGCACGATATTTTATAATATGCCCATTTTCTGTATTAATAGCAAAAACACCTAAACGCCCTTCAGTATTAGATTCAATGTTTTTTAATTTATCTGAAACAGAAGAGTTAGTTTCAGCGAATGCGTTTAAAGTAACTCCAAAGAAAGGTAGCATTACCAACAGAATTAGCTTTGTTATATTTAATAAGGATGATTTAAGCATTTTTTTTTATAATTAAAATATTGAAAATTGACGAATGGCTGGGACGGGAGGATTCGAACCTCCGAATGACGATACCAAAAACCGTTGCCTTACCACTTGGCGACGTCCCAATGTAGAAATTAGAAATGTATAGACTTTATACCAATAAATAGCGGAAACGTCAATTACAATAATGATTGTAAAAATAAATTTATTTCATTATTAAGCCAATCCCTCGCTTGCGGAGATAATAAATCATAAATTTTAGCTCTAATTTTGTTATAATATTCCTTAATATAATTTATTTCATCAATATTAAGTAGTTTCACATCAATCAATTTACTAGCATAAGGTGCTAGGCTTAAGGTCTCAAACTCAAGCCAACCATTATTTTCTTTTACATACATTAAATTCTCGATTCTAATTCCGTATTTTCCCGGAATATAAAAACCTGGTTCGTTAGATAAAATCATACCTGCTTTAAGTATTGTTTTATTACGAATATTTATGCTTTGCGGTCCTTCATGCACACTTAAGAAGGTCCCTACCCCATGACCAGTACCGTGTGGATAATCTAGCATTTCTTGCCATAAATATTGCCGAGCTAGTATATCAAGATTAGCTCCTGCGATGATATTTTTTGGGAATATTGCTTTAGCTAAAGCAATATGTCCTTTTAGTACTTGCGTATAACGCTTTTTCTGCTCATCAGTCGGCGTACCTATCACGATTGTCCTTGTTATATCGGTAGTAGCACCTTGGTACTGACCCCCAGAATCTATTAGTAATATCCCCTGCCCTATAATTTTTTTAGCACTTTCCAGAACAGCTCTATAATGAATAATGGCACTATTCTTCTGAAATCCGCAAATAGCAGAAAAACTATCCGAAACATACCCCTCTTGTTTAGCTCTATATTCGGTAAGTTTTAAACCGAGGGTGTGTTCGGTCAATTCGTCATTGTGAGCATTCATAGAATGCGTAGCAATCTCATTATCCCTTTCTGAGATTGCCACGTCGACACTTTGTGTCTCCTCGCAATGACGGATATTTTTATCCAAATCAGCAAAAAACTCGCATAGAGCTACTGCATCTTTAATATGAAAATCAATTGCATGTTTAATTTCTACATCATTCTTACACGCTTTAAGCGTTAAGCATGGATCGGTAATTTTTCGTACTTTTTTATCAGCTATTAAATCCATTATATGAATAGATGCTATAGTATCATCAATAAAAATATTGTTATGACTCTTTAAAATATTTTCAAATTCTTCTTCCGGTAAAATTGTTATTTCAGGACGTGCATTAATAATTTTGGCATCGATTCTTGTAGGATTTATAAACAAATATAGTTGTGTAGAAGTGAGTATAACTTTTGCAAACATTAAAGGCGTATAAACAACGTCACTAGCCCGCAAATTTAGTAACCAACATATGGAGGAGCTGTCTAGAATGATTAGGGCATATTGCTCGGTGTCATCCTGCGGCTTGACTGCGGGATCCAATGACAAAGATAAAATTTCACGACATTTACTTATTTTATCAGTATAACTAACACCCGCAAATTTAATATCATGTAAATAAACTTTAGAGTTTGGCTCTGATGGCTGATTATGCCAAATCTTATCAACTAAATTTCCGTTAATCTTCTGAAAATTGAACTTTAAATTTGATATGGCGGGATAAGTAAATAATTCAGGATCGTAACCTATTTTTATGTCTTTACTA of Rickettsia tillamookensis contains these proteins:
- a CDS encoding polyprenyl synthetase family protein; this encodes MNIIVKIQQDLKDEVTKLNDLIISCLKSDEELIEKVGKYLLEAGGKRIRPLLTIITAKMFDYKGDNHIKLASAVEFIHTATLLHDDVVDESTLRRFKPTANVIWGSKTSILVGDFLFSQSFKLMVASGSIKAMNVLAKASAIISEGEVVQLVKLNERRIITIEEYQQIVKSKTAELFGASCEVGAIIAEQADHISKDMQDFGKLLGTIFQVIDDVLDYLGNDKQVGKNIGDDFLEGKVTLPLIFLYNKLEQDKQLWLENIIKCDKRTNDEFIQIRDLMIKHEIYNETVNYLSNLENEANKLLNKIPVQNIYKDYLFSIIRFILDRSY
- a CDS encoding serine hydrolase, with protein sequence MLKSSLLNITKLILLVMLPFFGVTLNAFAETNSSVSDKLKNIESNTEGRLGVFAINTENGHIIKYRADEIFPTQCTSKTIGVAAVLKKSMSDPSLLLQRITYSKKDFELGGWSPITEKHVSEGMTVKELCSAAISFSDNTAMNLLLKTIGGIQGMNDFARSIGDTSFRQDNDWPADKTLDRPQRDFRSSIPNGWIVGNKTGTGGAYGSTNDLAIIWPPKHTPIFGIEEFIAKDKKLKAL
- a CDS encoding aminopeptidase P family protein, whose product is MTKIRINLLRNLFTEYNIDGYIIPSNDKYMSEYVPDYAKRLEYITGFTGSNGMVIIYKDSALFFTDGRYLEQANKELDLEVFKVFDLKDISNFSKDIKIGYDPELFTYPAISNLKFNFQKINGNLVDKIWHNQPSEPNSKVYLHDIKFAGVSYTDKISKCREILSLSLDPAVKPQDDTEQYALIILDSSSICWLLNLRASDVVYTPLMFAKVILTSTQLYLFINPTRIDAKIINARPEITILPEEEFENILKSHNNIFIDDTIASIHIMDLIADKKVRKITDPCLTLKACKNDVEIKHAIDFHIKDAVALCEFFADLDKNIRHCEETQSVDVAISERDNEIATHSMNAHNDELTEHTLGLKLTEYRAKQEGYVSDSFSAICGFQKNSAIIHYRAVLESAKKIIGQGILLIDSGGQYQGATTDITRTIVIGTPTDEQKKRYTQVLKGHIALAKAIFPKNIIAGANLDILARQYLWQEMLDYPHGTGHGVGTFLSVHEGPQSINIRNKTILKAGMILSNEPGFYIPGKYGIRIENLMYVKENNGWLEFETLSLAPYASKLIDVKLLNIDEINYIKEYYNKIRAKIYDLLSPQARDWLNNEINLFLQSLL